CTCGATGTGAACACCGAGGTCTGGAAAGGGCTCGTGCTTCTGACCGGCACCCTCGATTCCGCCGCCATGCGGAGCGCCGTGGAGCAGATGGCCCGGATGGATAGCCGCGTGCGTGCGGTTTACAACGAAATACTAATCGTCACACCGGCGGAAAAGGAAGAAAGAAGAGAGGCCACGCAGCAGAAAGGCGAACCGAAACA
The window above is part of the bacterium genome. Proteins encoded here:
- a CDS encoding BON domain-containing protein is translated as LDVNTEVWKGLVLLTGTLDSAAMRSAVEQMARMDSRVRAVYNEILIVTPAEKEERREATQQKGEPKQGKIGQFVNDVWINAKIRAKLLTTRAVKSVNYRWNAVRGQVAIIGTARTEDEK